The proteins below come from a single Chrysoperla carnea chromosome 1, inChrCarn1.1, whole genome shotgun sequence genomic window:
- the LOC123305259 gene encoding hemolymph lipopolysaccharide-binding protein-like, producing MQFIHVFTILVVPVLCVFANKSDTQNSNVTTIAQTEISQSVPININGKKYTFHGDPQVWNEARKICVSENGHLAIINSLNEAQTLSAQIYVHPKVFSAPNIDPSLRGTILIGFHDYFKQGEYVTLDGKGIEYSYAFWAQNQPNDNGGTNKCGAYVIGGGLRVVGCNVKGPFICEIEDSACRN from the exons ATGCAGTTTATTCacgtttttacaattttagtgGTACCTGTGCTATGTGTATTCGCTAACAAAAGTGATACACAAAACTCGAACGTTACA ACAATAGCACAAACAGAAATATCGCAATCGGTTCCCATAAATATTAATGGAAAAAAGTATACTTTTCATGGAGATCCACAGGTATGGAATGAAGCACGAAAAATTTGCGTGTCAGAAAATGGTCATTTGGCAATCATTAACTCACTAAATGAAGCACAAACTTTATCGGCACAGATATACGTACATCCAAAGGTATTCAGTGCCCCAAACATAGATCCTAGTCTTAGGGGAACAATTTTAATTGGATTTCatgattatttcaaacaagGAGAATATGTAACACTTGATG GTAAAGGTATCGAATATTCATATGCATTTTGGGCACAAAATCAGCCGAATGATAATGGTGGTACGAACAAATGTGGAGCATACGTTATAGGTGGTGGCTTGAGGGTTGTAGGTTGCAACGTAAAGGGGCCTTTCATTTGTGAAATTGAAGACAGCGCGTGTAGGAATTA a